The following are encoded in a window of Deltaproteobacteria bacterium genomic DNA:
- a CDS encoding methyl-accepting chemotaxis protein encodes MRFKTKILIANTIITLIATSAIYYVARNTISYTREQLRIVTMAAAIIVPIAITIQFILSIKPFSIIREFEDRFKDNKLNESFVKFAFKTALHFPLLFMTLSAVQWYTASVIFFIIGYVFAHASLTTSARMVFAIVNGATIANIFQYFVYHRISRPLLRKIQTQLRNTNLAIKIRMGVMAKIFLSFALLSLLFLIFISDISSKLVENILKEENTASAKIELSVYEPTIDSILAEQLSSDITAYKISRLKLGTSGYALIMDNKFNDVLNISDIHSTSLPLDKLSNRDVYNDYADNDTLIKMPYKDGLFLVGVLPWSDYEPMLNSFNESLSWLFLIIGVLLTFFSLLTAVDTYLPIRALAVTVEKLASGDFSATTGLYVEDESGIMANSLRKMINDIQETLKNIKSSSSTILETSDQLLNFLDTSKESMSMHGSEVKAGINSVMSVQDTINQLTEHIDGLMNSINDTIVNGNNLTESIKNTKNSVDAVKKNNDEYMKLNSDFLTITSGINKSIADAVSTAEGDRNNHLRYIEEESSKFIAENQSLIEQMKNDYSGMLQRLSLSSGYYKKVEDNFNKFTSIAPVLNINVNKIVSDINTIDAVIDDTNLLAMNSSVISAQAGETGRGFDVISEEITKLADVTQNKIYEFKGLTELLVKERDTLITSINESRKFVSMLTEKSGLFESEVNKIPASISSIDNGYDKLYDAMKNIFYEIHSLINHNSASSDALQIVKMKTPNIENDIKNISKISSEYGDTFDYLYKNWSDLTNSMIPLLADLIKIQDATSTVNGYMGTIKDKTTEIKSVLDSMVIIAGDIEDKIKQTGAETYGKESDIRNAVLKRDDKDIKQADIRKQLKMIQDTIKEETRIYRML; translated from the coding sequence ATGAGATTTAAGACAAAAATACTGATAGCTAACACGATAATAACGCTTATAGCCACATCCGCCATTTACTATGTGGCGAGAAATACGATCAGCTATACAAGAGAGCAATTAAGGATTGTAACAATGGCAGCGGCAATTATCGTCCCCATAGCCATAACAATCCAGTTCATATTAAGCATAAAGCCGTTCTCCATAATACGGGAGTTTGAAGACAGATTTAAGGACAATAAGCTTAATGAAAGTTTTGTTAAATTCGCATTCAAAACCGCACTGCATTTTCCTCTTTTATTTATGACTTTGTCGGCTGTACAGTGGTATACCGCTTCCGTAATATTTTTTATAATCGGATACGTGTTTGCACATGCAAGTCTGACCACCTCGGCAAGGATGGTCTTTGCTATAGTCAATGGTGCCACGATTGCAAACATATTTCAGTACTTTGTTTATCATAGGATATCGAGACCCCTGCTGAGGAAGATCCAGACTCAATTGCGGAATACAAATCTTGCAATAAAAATAAGGATGGGCGTAATGGCAAAGATATTCCTGAGTTTTGCCCTGCTCTCGTTACTGTTCCTTATTTTCATAAGCGATATAAGCAGTAAACTTGTTGAGAACATATTAAAAGAAGAAAACACGGCATCCGCAAAAATAGAGCTTTCCGTGTACGAACCGACAATAGATTCCATCTTAGCGGAACAGTTATCCTCAGATATAACGGCATATAAAATATCCAGATTAAAGCTTGGAACATCCGGCTATGCTCTTATAATGGACAATAAATTCAACGACGTATTGAACATATCCGATATTCATTCAACTTCATTGCCTTTAGACAAACTTTCAAACAGGGATGTTTATAACGATTATGCGGACAATGATACGTTGATCAAAATGCCTTACAAAGACGGTCTTTTTTTGGTCGGGGTTTTACCGTGGTCTGATTATGAGCCGATGCTTAATTCTTTTAATGAATCTTTAAGCTGGTTATTTCTGATAATAGGCGTATTACTGACTTTCTTTTCGCTCTTGACAGCGGTAGATACGTACTTGCCAATAAGAGCTTTGGCCGTGACCGTTGAAAAGCTTGCCTCCGGCGATTTCTCTGCCACAACAGGCTTATATGTGGAAGATGAGTCCGGTATAATGGCGAACAGTTTAAGAAAAATGATCAACGATATTCAAGAGACACTAAAAAACATAAAATCTTCGAGCTCAACGATATTGGAAACCTCGGATCAGCTGCTTAATTTTCTTGATACGTCAAAGGAAAGCATGTCCATGCATGGCAGCGAGGTAAAAGCTGGCATCAATTCCGTGATGTCCGTGCAGGATACCATTAATCAGCTTACTGAACATATAGACGGCTTGATGAATTCTATAAACGATACGATCGTAAACGGAAACAATCTTACCGAGTCTATAAAAAACACCAAAAATTCTGTGGACGCTGTAAAGAAAAACAATGATGAATACATGAAACTCAATAGCGATTTTTTGACAATCACATCGGGTATAAATAAATCTATCGCGGATGCCGTGTCCACGGCAGAGGGAGATAGAAATAACCATTTGAGGTATATAGAAGAGGAATCTTCAAAGTTTATTGCGGAGAATCAAAGTCTGATTGAGCAGATGAAAAACGATTATTCCGGTATGCTGCAGAGGCTGTCGTTAAGCTCGGGTTATTATAAAAAAGTGGAAGATAACTTTAATAAATTTACAAGCATAGCCCCTGTGTTAAACATAAACGTAAATAAAATAGTCTCGGACATTAACACGATCGATGCCGTTATAGACGATACGAACCTGCTCGCTATGAATTCATCCGTCATATCTGCCCAGGCGGGTGAAACGGGCAGGGGATTTGATGTTATTTCAGAGGAGATAACAAAACTCGCCGATGTTACCCAGAACAAGATATACGAATTCAAGGGTTTGACAGAATTACTTGTAAAAGAAAGGGATACGTTAATAACCAGCATAAATGAGAGTAGAAAATTCGTATCCATGTTAACTGAAAAATCGGGTTTATTCGAAAGCGAGGTAAATAAAATACCAGCTTCAATATCCTCTATCGATAACGGGTATGATAAACTTTACGATGCTATGAAAAATATTTTTTACGAGATACACAGCCTCATTAACCATAATTCGGCTTCCTCGGATGCGCTTCAGATCGTTAAAATGAAAACACCGAATATAGAAAATGACATAAAAAATATCTCAAAGATCTCATCGGAATACGGCGATACGTTTGACTATCTTTATAAGAACTGGTCCGACCTTACAAACAGCATGATACCGCTGCTGGCAGACCTAATAAAAATTCAGGATGCTACAAGCACGGTAAATGGTTACATGGGTACCATAAAAGATAAAACAACGGAGATCAAGAGCGTACTCGACAGCATGGTGATAATAGCCGGAGATATCGAAGACAAAATCAAACAAACCGGTGCGGAGACCTACGGTAAAGAATCCGATATTAGAAATGCAGTCTTGAAACGGGATGATAAAGATATTAAACAGGCTGATATAAGGAAACAGCTCAAAATGATTCAAGACACAATCAAAGAAGAGACAAGGATCTACAGAATGCTATGA
- a CDS encoding 2-oxo acid dehydrogenase subunit E2: MITNVLMPKLGLVMKKGRIIKWYKQAGDYVKEGEKLFQISTEKVTIDVESKGNGYLRAIYAQTGAIVPVSGIIGLLGDKDEPLPDMKSPVYEMDNEGIGDYAAPNNAGAGLKPAPADVYKENNIKASPAAKRLAKEKGIDILRVRGTGPGGRITESDVINFKPAETAGINAEDSVALAKDARSTPYAKKLAQEYGVNIQRVSQAAGDRKIYAHDVINLAQSSGSLTNGRGADKGEAAGGNEQSAILPLTDIRKAVAERMSYSAHTAAPVTLGMDVIAAELLKLKIAMAVSYPSDKITINDILVKLAAMALKKHPLANASLEDNGIRVYNIINVGIGVAIEGGLIVPAITDADKKSIVRISRESRDLIERAKTGRLTYEELSRGTFTITNLGAFGIDMFTPIINPPQSTTLGVGRIIKKPVVIDDRVEAAPAMVLSLTFDHRIIDGAPAAQFLQTIKLYVENPYLVLGV; this comes from the coding sequence ATGATTACGAATGTCCTGATGCCAAAACTCGGTCTTGTGATGAAAAAAGGCAGGATCATAAAGTGGTATAAGCAAGCCGGTGATTATGTAAAAGAGGGTGAGAAACTGTTCCAGATCTCGACAGAAAAGGTTACGATAGACGTAGAATCAAAGGGTAACGGGTACCTCAGGGCCATCTATGCCCAGACGGGAGCAATAGTTCCTGTTTCCGGCATTATCGGGCTTCTTGGAGATAAGGATGAACCTTTACCCGATATGAAATCCCCGGTTTATGAGATGGATAACGAGGGTATAGGTGACTACGCTGCGCCAAATAATGCAGGGGCAGGTTTAAAACCTGCCCCTGCGGACGTATATAAGGAGAATAACATCAAAGCCAGTCCCGCTGCAAAGAGGCTTGCAAAAGAGAAGGGCATAGACATCTTAAGGGTGAGAGGGACGGGGCCCGGCGGAAGGATCACCGAATCGGATGTGATTAACTTTAAGCCCGCGGAAACCGCGGGTATTAACGCTGAAGATTCTGTTGCACTGGCAAAGGACGCGCGGTCAACGCCTTATGCAAAAAAACTTGCACAGGAGTACGGCGTAAACATACAGCGGGTTTCACAGGCGGCTGGTGACAGGAAGATATACGCACACGATGTTATAAACCTCGCCCAATCATCCGGCTCCCTCACCAATGGAAGAGGGGCAGATAAAGGAGAGGCGGCCGGGGGTAATGAACAGTCGGCAATACTGCCGCTTACAGACATCAGGAAGGCCGTTGCAGAGCGGATGAGTTACAGCGCCCATACCGCTGCTCCTGTAACGCTCGGCATGGATGTCATCGCCGCAGAGCTTTTGAAGCTTAAGATAGCAATGGCGGTTTCGTATCCGTCCGATAAGATAACTATAAATGACATCCTTGTTAAGCTTGCCGCAATGGCACTGAAAAAACATCCGCTCGCGAATGCATCATTGGAAGATAACGGCATAAGGGTATATAACATTATCAATGTGGGTATAGGCGTTGCAATCGAAGGGGGATTGATCGTCCCGGCAATCACTGATGCGGATAAGAAAAGCATCGTCCGCATCTCAAGAGAATCAAGGGACCTTATAGAAAGAGCGAAAACGGGCAGGCTTACGTATGAAGAGTTGTCGAGGGGAACGTTCACGATCACTAACCTCGGCGCTTTTGGTATTGACATGTTTACACCCATTATCAATCCTCCGCAGTCAACGACACTCGGCGTCGGCAGGATAATTAAAAAGCCTGTTGTCATAGATGACAGGGTTGAGGCCGCACCGGCAATGGTTCTAAGTCTTACATTTGATCACAGGATTATTGACGGAGCACCTGCCGCACAGTTTTTGCAGACAATAAAGCTGTACGTTGAAAATCCTTACCTTGTATTAGGGGTATAG
- the lpdA gene encoding dihydrolipoyl dehydrogenase, with product MDYDVCIIGGGPAGYLAGIRASQLGARACVIEKDLLGGVCTNRGCIPSKALLEVANPILAASKWSEMGFSIEQSRIDFPMVMSRMNGVVSYVRAGIKALLDSNRVDVVNARAEFIDRYTIKINGTQTITSKYILIATGSVPAFPDIPGIELEGVSSSDGLFALKEIPKRAGIIGAGAIGIEFATILKALGSEVTVLEYMDRPVPLMHPDISTFIESLMRGMAVNLYTSSRVTGITASGSSLKIEFAGQHGAKDSTSVDRVFVVTGRKSGTKGIGIEDIGISTTNGWIDVNMAMRTSVENIYAAGDVNGIRLLAHAAFHQGIIAVENMFGMNGIYEPELVPSVVYSNPPVAQVGMDEPALNKKGVEYKIGVFELSNSPMAIVHGEPSGFVKLIADKKYGTILGAVCAGEYAYELLPVFTAGIAGEITVDELRRAVYAHPSLSEAIGESAWAVDKLSMHTVKRSGS from the coding sequence ATGGACTATGACGTTTGTATAATCGGCGGCGGGCCGGCAGGCTATCTTGCAGGCATAAGGGCAAGCCAGCTTGGTGCAAGGGCCTGCGTAATAGAAAAGGATCTGCTCGGCGGCGTATGCACAAACAGGGGGTGTATACCGTCAAAGGCATTGCTTGAGGTTGCGAATCCCATTTTAGCTGCTTCAAAATGGTCTGAAATGGGCTTCAGTATAGAACAATCAAGAATCGATTTTCCGATGGTAATGTCGAGAATGAACGGCGTCGTATCCTATGTGCGTGCAGGGATCAAAGCCCTGCTTGATTCAAACAGGGTGGACGTCGTCAATGCTAGAGCGGAGTTTATAGACAGGTACACGATTAAAATTAACGGAACGCAAACTATTACATCAAAATATATACTCATTGCAACAGGCTCTGTCCCGGCATTCCCGGACATTCCTGGTATTGAACTTGAAGGTGTTAGTTCAAGCGACGGGCTTTTCGCACTCAAAGAGATACCAAAAAGGGCCGGCATTATAGGTGCTGGTGCAATAGGCATAGAGTTTGCGACCATCCTTAAGGCGCTTGGTTCCGAAGTTACTGTTCTTGAGTACATGGACAGGCCTGTGCCTCTTATGCACCCCGATATCAGCACATTTATAGAGAGCCTCATGCGCGGCATGGCGGTTAACCTGTACACGTCATCACGGGTAACCGGCATAACGGCATCCGGAAGCAGCTTGAAAATTGAATTCGCAGGGCAGCACGGTGCAAAGGATTCAACATCTGTGGATCGCGTCTTCGTTGTAACGGGAAGAAAGTCCGGTACAAAAGGCATCGGCATCGAGGACATCGGGATATCCACGACGAACGGCTGGATCGATGTCAATATGGCAATGAGGACAAGTGTCGAGAATATTTATGCAGCGGGCGATGTGAACGGCATCAGACTGCTTGCACACGCAGCGTTTCATCAGGGGATAATCGCAGTAGAGAATATGTTTGGAATGAACGGGATTTATGAGCCGGAGCTTGTTCCGTCTGTTGTTTATTCAAATCCGCCCGTTGCACAGGTGGGCATGGATGAACCGGCATTGAATAAAAAGGGTGTGGAGTACAAGATCGGTGTGTTTGAGCTTTCAAACAGCCCGATGGCGATTGTTCACGGAGAGCCGTCTGGATTCGTAAAACTCATTGCAGATAAAAAGTATGGAACTATTCTCGGTGCTGTTTGTGCGGGCGAGTATGCTTATGAACTGTTACCTGTTTTTACGGCAGGCATCGCGGGTGAGATTACCGTGGATGAGTTGAGAAGGGCTGTTTACGCGCATCCAAGCCTATCGGAGGCGATAGGCGAATCGGCATGGGCAGTTGATAAACTGTCGATGCATACCGTTAAAAGAAGCGGTAGCTGA